In Cupriavidus basilensis, one genomic interval encodes:
- a CDS encoding HAD domain-containing protein yields the protein MSFVLYLDFDGVLHPECVYRTSKGPWLQTPDHKLFENEGILEEVLAPYPAVRIILSTAWLLWRGGYSYAKRQLSPALQQRVIGATYHKRYTRRDEYVETPRGLQIWTDVQRRCPHGWLALDDDYEHWPAWCRDRLVRTHPVFGIAEPGVLLELQLKLKVMHCHMPAANKAND from the coding sequence ATGTCGTTCGTGCTTTACTTGGACTTCGATGGGGTTCTCCATCCCGAGTGCGTATATCGCACAAGCAAGGGTCCGTGGCTGCAAACACCCGACCACAAATTGTTCGAGAATGAGGGAATTCTCGAGGAAGTTCTGGCGCCTTATCCAGCTGTCCGCATAATTCTCTCCACGGCCTGGTTGCTGTGGCGCGGCGGATATAGTTACGCAAAGCGACAGCTTTCACCCGCATTGCAGCAGCGAGTCATCGGTGCGACTTACCACAAACGCTACACGAGGCGCGACGAGTATGTCGAGACGCCACGAGGTCTGCAAATCTGGACCGATGTTCAGCGTCGCTGTCCGCACGGCTGGCTCGCACTCGATGACGACTATGAGCATTGGCCAGCCTGGTGCAGGGATAGGCTTGTGCGCACGCATCCGGTTTTTGGCATCGCGGAGCCTGGCGTTCTGCTTGAACTTCAGCTCAAGCTCAAGGTGATGCACTGCCATATGCCTGCAGC